The following proteins come from a genomic window of Synechococcus sp. UW69:
- a CDS encoding amino acid ABC transporter substrate-binding protein, whose translation MFRSHSRALIAALAGLSALLSSCASLDSAGGSRLDLVKARGELLCGVSGKIPGFSFLSPDGRYTGLDVDVCRAMAAAFVGDAEKVQYRPLTAPERFTALRSGEIDLLSRNTTHTLSRDAVGGNGLRFAPVVFHDGQGLMVNAASGVRSLADLSGKSICVGSGTTTEQNLNDAFASQELPYTPIKYQDLNQVVGGYLQGRCEAMTSDRSQLAAARSGFSDPQQHLILDDRISKEPLAPAVVGGDQPLGDAMAWVVYALIEAEERGITQANVDALVQQVEADPSQTALRRFLGVDAGLGRKLGLPDDFVVQVIRSTGNYGEIYNRHLGPESAVAIPRGANRLAGEGGLMIAPPFT comes from the coding sequence ATGTTCCGATCCCATTCGCGTGCTCTGATCGCTGCATTGGCAGGTCTGTCTGCCCTGCTCAGCTCTTGCGCCTCACTGGATAGTGCGGGTGGTTCGCGCCTGGATCTCGTTAAAGCGCGAGGCGAGTTGCTCTGCGGGGTGAGCGGCAAAATTCCAGGTTTCAGTTTTCTTAGTCCTGATGGGCGTTACACCGGATTGGATGTCGATGTCTGCCGTGCCATGGCAGCTGCTTTTGTGGGGGACGCTGAGAAGGTTCAATACCGGCCTTTGACCGCTCCAGAGCGATTCACTGCATTGCGATCGGGAGAGATTGATCTGTTATCCCGCAACACGACCCATACCCTCAGTCGCGATGCGGTGGGCGGGAACGGTCTGCGCTTTGCTCCAGTGGTGTTCCACGATGGCCAGGGATTGATGGTGAATGCAGCCAGCGGAGTGCGCTCTCTGGCTGATTTGAGCGGCAAATCCATTTGCGTGGGATCAGGCACCACCACCGAACAGAACCTCAACGACGCCTTCGCGTCTCAAGAGCTGCCTTACACCCCGATTAAATATCAGGATCTCAATCAGGTGGTCGGTGGCTACCTCCAGGGGCGATGTGAAGCCATGACTTCGGATCGGTCTCAACTGGCGGCTGCACGTTCTGGCTTCAGCGATCCACAGCAGCATTTAATTCTCGACGACAGGATCAGCAAAGAGCCTTTGGCTCCGGCCGTGGTTGGTGGTGATCAGCCCTTGGGCGATGCCATGGCATGGGTGGTCTATGCCCTGATCGAGGCGGAGGAGCGGGGCATCACTCAGGCCAATGTCGACGCCTTGGTGCAGCAAGTTGAAGCCGACCCTTCCCAGACGGCTCTGCGGCGATTCCTGGGTGTGGATGCAGGCCTGGGTCGCAAACTCGGGCTCCCCGATGACTTTGTCGTTCAGGTGATTCGTTCGACCGGTAATTACGGCGAGATCTACAACCGCCATCTGGGTCCGGAGAGTGCGGTGGCCATCCCAAGGGGTGCCAATCGCCTTGCCGGTGAGGGTGGTTTGATGATTGCTCCACCCTTCACCTGA
- a CDS encoding ABC transporter permease subunit (The N-terminal region of this protein, as described by TIGR01726, is a three transmembrane segment that identifies a subfamily of ABC transporter permease subunits, which specificities that include histidine, arginine, glutamine, glutamate, L-cystine (sic), the opines (in Agrobacterium) octopine and nopaline, etc.), which translates to MRHRRLLLQVGVAGVLFGLLALLVNNLAVNLIRTGLGLGFGWLGRPAGFALAETALPYAPSDSYLWALTIGWLNSLKVIVAGLVLATILGVAAGAARSSGNRLLRSLAGGYVALIRQVPLLLQLLFWYFVAFLGLPAAPIGGLIRLSNQGIQLLGLNLSVEFCAVLVGLTVFTGASIAEIVRGGINAVSRGQWEAFRSLGLGEGLGLRRIVLPQALPAILPALTSQYLNLAKNSTLAIAVGYADLYAVSDTTITQTGRAIEGFLLLLLSFLLLNLLISGGMAAFNSAVLGRLNRSR; encoded by the coding sequence ATGCGGCATCGTCGTCTTCTGCTTCAGGTTGGTGTTGCCGGGGTTCTGTTCGGCTTGCTGGCCCTGTTGGTCAATAATCTGGCCGTCAATTTGATCCGTACGGGGCTGGGGCTGGGTTTTGGCTGGCTTGGCCGACCGGCAGGCTTCGCTCTGGCGGAAACCGCTCTCCCTTATGCCCCATCCGACAGCTATCTCTGGGCGCTGACCATCGGTTGGCTCAACAGCCTCAAGGTGATCGTGGCTGGTCTTGTGCTGGCCACCATCTTGGGTGTGGCTGCAGGTGCAGCCCGCAGCAGCGGCAACCGTCTGCTTCGCAGCCTGGCCGGGGGGTACGTGGCGCTGATTCGTCAGGTTCCCCTGCTCCTGCAGTTGCTGTTCTGGTATTTCGTTGCCTTCCTCGGTCTTCCTGCAGCACCGATCGGTGGCTTGATCAGGCTCTCGAATCAGGGCATTCAGTTGTTGGGATTGAATCTCAGCGTTGAATTTTGCGCTGTTCTCGTCGGACTCACCGTATTTACCGGTGCATCGATTGCCGAGATTGTGCGCGGTGGCATCAATGCAGTGTCAAGGGGCCAATGGGAGGCCTTCCGCAGTCTTGGACTCGGAGAAGGTCTCGGGTTGCGTCGCATTGTGCTGCCCCAGGCGCTACCGGCGATTCTTCCTGCGCTGACGAGCCAGTACCTCAATCTTGCCAAGAACAGCACGTTGGCGATTGCGGTGGGTTATGCCGATCTCTACGCCGTAAGTGACACCACCATCACGCAAACCGGCCGCGCGATTGAAGGATTCCTGCTTCTGTTGCTCAGCTTTCTGCTGCTGAATTTGCTGATCAGCGGTGGCATGGCCGCCTTCAACAGTGCGGTGCTGGGCCGTTTGAACAGGAGCCGCTGA